One Halomonas sp. THAF5a genomic region harbors:
- a CDS encoding AI-2E family transporter — translation MTLRSVLRSWIDHYLSDEEAVILLIVLVIGFAVVIWLGKMLAPFLTALVIAFLLQGAVNGLTRRRVPHFLAVMLVFLGFIGVLLAMALILMPLIWNQLINLVQETPRMFASVQQLLDDLHVRYPQLATPDQIQAWIGMAGREVTQLGQRALTLSLASLGNLVGLIVYLVLVPILVFFMLKDRDRLVGFVVSLLPKNRGLMTRVWQEMDDQIANYVRGKFTEIIIVGSVAFFTFAFFGLPYSALLAVMVGLSVLVPFIGAAVATLPVAAVAGFHFGLGDQFLYVIIAYGVIQALDGNVLVPVLFSEAVNLHPVSIILAVLFFGGIWGFWGIFFAIPLATLLKALVYAWPRGLKQRRQEVSQEEQAAGS, via the coding sequence ATGACCCTGAGGTCGGTATTGCGCAGCTGGATCGACCATTACCTCTCCGACGAGGAGGCGGTGATCCTGCTGATCGTGCTGGTGATCGGCTTCGCCGTGGTGATCTGGCTGGGCAAGATGCTGGCGCCCTTTCTCACCGCGCTGGTGATTGCCTTCCTGCTGCAGGGGGCGGTGAACGGCCTGACCCGGCGTCGCGTGCCGCACTTCCTGGCAGTGATGCTGGTCTTCCTGGGCTTCATCGGCGTGCTGCTGGCGATGGCGCTGATCCTCATGCCGCTGATCTGGAACCAGCTGATCAACCTGGTTCAGGAGACGCCGCGCATGTTCGCCAGCGTCCAGCAGCTGCTCGACGACCTCCATGTGCGCTACCCGCAGCTGGCGACCCCGGACCAGATCCAGGCCTGGATCGGCATGGCCGGTCGCGAGGTGACCCAGCTCGGCCAGCGCGCCCTGACCCTGTCGCTGGCCTCGCTGGGCAACCTGGTGGGGCTGATCGTCTACCTGGTGCTGGTGCCGATCCTGGTCTTCTTCATGCTCAAGGATCGCGACCGGCTGGTGGGCTTCGTCGTGTCGCTGCTGCCGAAAAATCGGGGACTGATGACGCGGGTCTGGCAGGAGATGGACGACCAGATCGCCAACTACGTGCGCGGCAAGTTCACCGAGATCATCATCGTCGGCAGCGTGGCCTTCTTCACCTTCGCCTTCTTCGGGCTGCCCTATTCCGCCCTGCTGGCGGTCATGGTGGGCCTCTCGGTGCTGGTGCCCTTCATCGGCGCCGCCGTGGCGACCCTGCCGGTGGCCGCGGTGGCCGGCTTCCACTTTGGCTTGGGCGACCAGTTTCTCTACGTGATCATCGCCTACGGCGTGATCCAGGCGCTGGACGGCAACGTGCTGGTGCCGGTGCTGTTCTCCGAGGCGGTCAACCTGCACCCGGTGTCGATCATCCTGGCGGTGCTCTTCTTCGGCGGCATCTGGGGCTTCTGGGGGATCTTCTTCGCCATCCCCCTGGCGACCCTGCTCAAGGCGCTGGTCTACGCCTGGCCCAGAGGCCTCAAGCAGCGCCGCCAGGAGGTCTCCCAGGAAGAGCAGGCCGCCGGATCCTGA
- a CDS encoding sulfurtransferase TusA family protein: MALQPDDLLDARGLPCPLPLLKAKQALSRLAPGQLLEVQATDAGSWRDFETFIAQSGHEMPAREERGEVYHYWIRKGGEASP; this comes from the coding sequence ATGGCGCTGCAACCCGACGATCTGCTCGATGCCCGCGGTCTTCCCTGTCCGCTGCCGCTGCTCAAGGCCAAGCAGGCCCTGTCGCGTCTCGCCCCCGGCCAGCTGCTCGAGGTGCAGGCCACGGACGCGGGCTCCTGGCGCGACTTCGAGACCTTCATCGCCCAGAGCGGCCACGAGATGCCGGCCAGGGAGGAGCGGGGCGAGGTGTACCACTACTGGATCCGCAAGGGGGGGGAGGCGTCCCCATGA